From a single Clostridium isatidis genomic region:
- the ppdK gene encoding pyruvate, phosphate dikinase, which yields MKKKKYVYLFSEGNASMRNLLGGKGANLAEMISLGIPVPQGFTVTTEACNKYYEDGQVIAEEIIEEIYERISELEKITGKEFGSLTNPLLVSVRSGARVSMPGMMDTVLNLGLNDESVEAMAKLTNNPRFAYDSYRRFIQMFSDVVMGIEKRLFENILDEIKESRGVKLDSDLTAEDLKEVTIRYKETYKKERGEDFPQDPKHQLIEAITAVFRSWNNPRAIVYRRLNDIPGEWGTAVNVQEMVFGNKGETSGTGVVFSRNPATGENKIYGEYLMNAQGEDVVAGIRTPLPIAKLEEQNPEIYKQFTEIVHKLEQHYKDMQDMEITIEEGKLFFLQTRNGKRTAQAALKIAVDLVEEGMLTKEEAILKVEPNQLDSLLHPTFMTEDLKKAIPIAKGLPASPGAAYGKIAFTAEEAKIRKENGEKVVLVRLETSPEDIEGMIAAEGILTVRGGMTSHAAVVARGMGTCCVAGCGELVINEEAKTLEVAGKVYTADDYISIDGSTGNVYGEKIATVAPEISGHFAKFMGWADEIRKLKVRTNADTPRDTKQAVEFGAEGIGLCRTEHMFFAEDRIMAVREMIVAKNEEDRRKALEKLLPMQREDFIGIYEALEERPATIRFLDPPLHEFLPHTDEEIRELAEELGLTFEELKATVRNLHEFNPMMGHRGCRLAVSYPEIAEMQTRAVIEAAIEVKKNKGYNIVPEIMIPLVGEVKELKYVKDVVVETAKKVMEEKGVELEYHVGTMIEIPRAALTADEIAKEAEFFSFGTNDLTQMTFGFSRDDAAKFLKHYYDRNIYEQDPFAKVDQTGVGQLVKIAVEKGKATRPDIKLGVCGEHGGDPSSVEFFHNVGLNYVSCSPFRVPIARLAAAQAQVKNPRK from the coding sequence ATGAAGAAAAAGAAGTATGTTTACCTTTTTAGTGAAGGAAATGCCTCAATGAGGAATCTTCTAGGAGGTAAAGGGGCAAATTTAGCAGAAATGATTTCGTTAGGAATCCCAGTACCGCAAGGCTTTACTGTAACAACTGAAGCCTGCAACAAGTATTACGAGGATGGTCAAGTAATAGCAGAAGAAATCATTGAAGAAATTTACGAAAGAATTTCAGAACTAGAAAAAATAACAGGAAAAGAATTTGGAAGTTTAACAAATCCTCTTTTAGTTTCAGTAAGATCTGGAGCTAGAGTTTCAATGCCTGGAATGATGGATACTGTATTAAATCTAGGATTAAATGATGAATCTGTAGAAGCTATGGCTAAGCTAACAAATAATCCAAGATTTGCTTATGATTCTTATAGAAGATTTATACAAATGTTTTCAGACGTAGTTATGGGCATTGAAAAAAGATTATTTGAAAATATATTAGATGAAATAAAAGAAAGTAGAGGAGTAAAATTAGATTCTGATTTAACAGCAGAGGATTTAAAAGAAGTAACTATTAGGTATAAAGAAACATATAAGAAAGAACGTGGAGAAGATTTCCCACAAGATCCAAAACATCAATTAATTGAAGCTATAACTGCTGTATTTAGATCTTGGAATAATCCGAGAGCAATAGTATATAGAAGATTAAATGATATACCAGGAGAATGGGGTACTGCTGTAAACGTTCAAGAGATGGTATTTGGTAATAAAGGGGAAACTTCAGGAACAGGAGTTGTATTCTCAAGAAACCCTGCAACTGGAGAAAATAAAATATATGGTGAGTATCTAATGAATGCTCAAGGGGAAGATGTTGTTGCAGGTATTAGAACACCACTTCCAATTGCAAAATTAGAAGAACAAAATCCTGAAATTTATAAGCAATTTACTGAAATAGTTCATAAGTTAGAACAACATTATAAAGACATGCAAGACATGGAAATAACTATTGAAGAAGGAAAGTTATTCTTCTTACAAACAAGAAATGGTAAGAGAACAGCGCAAGCTGCTTTAAAGATTGCTGTTGACTTAGTTGAAGAAGGTATGTTAACTAAGGAAGAAGCAATATTAAAGGTTGAACCAAATCAATTAGATTCATTATTACACCCAACATTCATGACAGAAGATTTAAAGAAGGCTATTCCTATAGCAAAAGGTTTACCAGCTTCTCCAGGAGCAGCTTATGGAAAAATAGCATTTACAGCTGAAGAAGCTAAAATAAGAAAGGAAAATGGTGAAAAGGTTGTTTTAGTAAGACTTGAAACTTCTCCAGAAGATATAGAAGGAATGATTGCTGCTGAAGGTATATTAACAGTAAGAGGGGGTATGACTTCTCATGCTGCAGTTGTTGCTAGAGGAATGGGAACTTGCTGTGTAGCTGGATGTGGAGAATTAGTAATTAATGAAGAAGCTAAAACTTTAGAAGTAGCTGGAAAGGTTTATACAGCTGATGATTATATTTCAATAGATGGTTCAACTGGAAATGTTTATGGAGAAAAAATAGCTACAGTTGCTCCAGAAATATCAGGACATTTTGCTAAATTTATGGGATGGGCAGATGAAATTAGAAAATTAAAGGTTAGAACTAATGCAGATACTCCAAGAGATACAAAGCAAGCTGTAGAATTTGGAGCAGAAGGTATAGGTCTTTGCAGAACTGAGCATATGTTCTTTGCTGAAGATAGAATTATGGCAGTAAGAGAAATGATAGTAGCTAAAAATGAAGAAGATAGAAGAAAAGCTTTAGAAAAACTTCTTCCAATGCAAAGAGAAGACTTTATTGGAATTTATGAAGCATTAGAAGAAAGACCTGCTACTATAAGATTCTTAGATCCACCTCTACATGAATTCTTACCTCATACAGATGAGGAAATTCGTGAATTAGCAGAGGAATTAGGATTAACTTTTGAAGAATTAAAAGCAACAGTTAGAAATCTTCATGAATTCAATCCAATGATGGGTCATAGAGGTTGTAGACTTGCAGTTTCTTATCCTGAAATAGCAGAAATGCAAACTAGAGCTGTTATAGAAGCTGCGATAGAAGTTAAAAAGAATAAGGGATATAACATAGTTCCTGAAATAATGATCCCATTAGTAGGAGAAGTAAAGGAATTAAAATATGTTAAGGATGTAGTTGTTGAAACTGCTAAGAAGGTTATGGAAGAAAAAGGTGTTGAGTTAGAATATCATGTAGGTACAATGATAGAAATACCTAGAGCTGCATTAACTGCAGATGAAATTGCTAAAGAAGCAGAATTCTTCTCCTTTGGTACAAATGACTTAACTCAAATGACCTTTGGTTTCTCAAGAGATGATGCTGCTAAATTCTTAAAGCATTATTATGATAGAAATATATATGAACAAGATCCATTTGCTAAGGTTGACCAAACAGGTGTTGGACAATTAGTTAAGATTGCAGTAGAAAAAGGTAAAGCAACTAGACCAGACATTAAATTAGGAGTTTGTGGAGAACACGGTGGAGATCCTTCATCAGTTGAATTCTTCCATAATGTAGGTCTTAATTATGTATCTTGTTCACCATTTAGAGTTCCAATTGCAAGACTTGCTGCTGCACAAGCACAAGTTAAAAATCCAAGAAAATAA
- a CDS encoding helix-turn-helix transcriptional regulator, producing the protein MKLSHRQEEIVNIVKIGQPVTSEELAEKLGVTRAALRADLAILTMLGILDAKPKVGYVYLGEQKNFEVIDKVSKVLAKEIMSKPITVSEETMVYDAIVFLFLNDVGTLFVENNGALVGAISRKDFLKIAIGGTDIHKVPVGVIMTRMPNIICGFAEDKAYDLAKKIIEHEVDSIPIVEKIEKEDAGRNQYKVIGKVSKTNITKLFVKLGEEH; encoded by the coding sequence TTGAAATTATCACATAGACAAGAAGAAATCGTTAATATAGTAAAAATTGGACAGCCAGTTACTAGTGAAGAATTAGCTGAAAAGCTTGGAGTAACAAGGGCTGCCTTAAGAGCTGATTTAGCGATTTTGACTATGTTAGGTATTTTAGATGCTAAACCAAAGGTTGGCTACGTATATTTGGGAGAACAAAAAAATTTTGAAGTTATAGACAAGGTTTCAAAAGTTTTAGCAAAAGAGATAATGTCAAAGCCAATAACGGTTAGCGAAGAAACTATGGTATATGATGCAATAGTATTTTTATTTTTAAATGATGTAGGAACACTTTTTGTAGAAAATAATGGGGCATTAGTAGGAGCTATTTCAAGAAAGGATTTTCTTAAAATAGCAATAGGGGGGACTGATATACATAAGGTTCCAGTAGGGGTGATTATGACTAGAATGCCCAATATTATTTGTGGATTTGCAGAAGATAAAGCTTATGACTTAGCAAAAAAAATAATTGAACATGAAGTTGACAGCATTCCAATAGTTGAAAAAATTGAAAAGGAAGATGCTGGGAGAAATCAGTATAAAGTTATAGGTAAGGTTTCAAAAACTAACATAACAAAGCTTTTTGTAAAGCTAGGAGAAGAACATTAA
- a CDS encoding DUF4342 domain-containing protein produces the protein MSITLEKVDQVIERTGVSYAEAKEALELSNEDVVDAIIYIENQKKAAKLKSKEEKYETIEDLKNWFKELINKGNVTRIRVTKDGKEIVDVPVNAGIAAGVIGILIPPILAFVVIAAVVTKITIEITKEDGTVEIVNKYITKTMEDIKDTATSVASKVKDKVVDLKDDVMSNIKKDEETLEDNVFSYSVNFDEDEKEEQ, from the coding sequence ATGTCAATAACATTAGAAAAAGTTGATCAAGTAATAGAAAGAACAGGAGTAAGCTATGCTGAAGCTAAAGAGGCATTAGAATTAAGCAATGAAGATGTTGTAGATGCAATAATCTATATAGAAAATCAAAAAAAGGCTGCAAAATTAAAAAGTAAGGAAGAAAAATATGAAACTATTGAAGATCTAAAAAATTGGTTTAAGGAACTAATTAATAAAGGAAATGTAACTAGAATTAGAGTAACTAAAGATGGCAAGGAAATTGTTGATGTCCCTGTAAATGCAGGTATAGCTGCAGGAGTAATAGGAATATTAATTCCACCAATTTTAGCCTTTGTTGTTATTGCAGCAGTAGTAACCAAAATAACTATAGAAATTACTAAGGAAGATGGAACAGTTGAAATAGTTAATAAGTATATTACTAAGACTATGGAAGATATTAAGGATACAGCAACTAGTGTAGCGTCTAAAGTAAAGGATAAGGTTGTTGATTTAAAAGATGATGTTATGAGTAATATAAAAAAAGATGAAGAAACTTTAGAAGATAATGTTTTTAGTTATAGTGTGAATTTTGATGAAGATGAAAAGGAAGAGCAATAA
- the recO gene encoding DNA repair protein RecO produces the protein MLLLSLHKIKGVIIKTKEFKENDKLVWLYTDKLGKITTIAKGAKKNKNRFFTITLPFCYGEFVLFKGKSLYNLQEGRIINSFQGLLENLDKLTYSSYLCELIDICIEEGEINYSLFRDFITCMYLLNTDVLNYEILLRSFELKLLKATGYGLKLDNCVVCNKKISVSNYISLAYYGGVCEECERHQGIYISKPAYNSIKFLLKTSMDKLYRLNINEDTKKDIYKITNYIISSNYTRKPKSLEMLNYIKE, from the coding sequence ATGTTACTTCTGTCGTTGCATAAGATAAAAGGAGTTATTATTAAGACAAAAGAGTTTAAAGAAAATGATAAATTAGTATGGTTATATACAGATAAATTGGGCAAAATAACAACGATAGCAAAAGGGGCAAAGAAAAATAAAAATAGGTTTTTTACTATTACACTCCCATTCTGTTATGGAGAATTTGTTTTGTTCAAAGGTAAGAGTTTATATAATCTACAAGAAGGAAGAATTATCAATTCATTTCAAGGGTTATTAGAGAATTTAGATAAACTTACATATTCATCTTATTTATGCGAACTGATAGATATTTGTATTGAAGAAGGAGAAATAAATTACAGTTTGTTTAGAGATTTTATAACTTGCATGTATTTATTAAATACTGATGTATTAAATTATGAAATATTATTAAGATCTTTTGAATTAAAACTTTTAAAAGCAACAGGATATGGATTAAAGTTAGATAATTGTGTTGTTTGTAATAAAAAAATTTCGGTATCAAATTATATATCTTTAGCATATTATGGTGGAGTTTGTGAGGAATGTGAAAGACATCAAGGAATTTATATTTCCAAACCTGCATATAATTCTATTAAATTTCTTTTAAAAACTTCAATGGATAAATTATATAGACTTAATATTAATGAAGATACAAAAAAAGATATTTATAAAATTACAAACTATATAATATCATCAAACTATACAAGAAAACCAAAAAGTTTAGAAATGTTAAATTATATAAAGGAGTGA
- the era gene encoding GTPase Era: MFKSGFVTIVGRPNVGKSTLLNQIMGEKLSIVSNKPQTTRNNIQTILTGEDYQLVFVDTPGIHKPKHKLGEYMVNSAKDSIKDVDLILFLINPDEKIGKGDQFILETLKNSKIPVFLVVNKIDEYTQDRVAKTLQMYSEEMNFKEIIPISALKNKNVDKLVKLMIENMPEGPKYYPDDMITDVQERFVVSEIIREKALRNLRDEIPHGIAVDIIQMKEKENGTYHIEADMICEKDSHKGIIIGKNGQSLKKIGETARYEIERFLRAKVNLKIWVKVRKEWRDNQILLKDLGYKKLK; this comes from the coding sequence ATGTTTAAATCAGGATTTGTAACGATAGTAGGAAGACCTAATGTAGGTAAATCAACATTATTAAATCAAATAATGGGAGAAAAGTTATCGATAGTTTCAAATAAACCACAAACCACAAGAAATAATATTCAAACAATATTAACAGGAGAAGATTATCAATTGGTTTTTGTAGATACACCAGGAATACATAAGCCAAAACATAAATTAGGAGAGTATATGGTAAACTCTGCTAAGGATTCTATTAAGGATGTAGATTTAATCTTATTTTTAATTAATCCGGATGAAAAAATAGGAAAAGGAGATCAATTTATTTTAGAAACATTAAAAAATTCAAAGATTCCTGTATTTTTAGTTGTAAATAAAATTGATGAATATACACAAGATAGAGTTGCGAAAACTTTACAAATGTATTCAGAAGAGATGAATTTTAAGGAAATTATTCCTATATCAGCTCTTAAAAATAAGAATGTAGATAAATTAGTCAAGCTAATGATTGAAAATATGCCTGAAGGTCCTAAGTACTATCCAGATGATATGATAACAGATGTGCAAGAAAGATTTGTAGTTTCAGAAATTATAAGAGAAAAAGCACTAAGAAATTTAAGAGATGAAATACCTCATGGGATTGCAGTTGATATTATTCAAATGAAAGAAAAAGAAAATGGTACATATCATATTGAAGCAGATATGATTTGTGAGAAAGATTCTCATAAGGGAATAATAATAGGGAAAAATGGCCAATCTCTTAAAAAGATAGGTGAAACTGCAAGATATGAAATTGAAAGATTTTTAAGAGCTAAAGTAAACTTAAAGATTTGGGTTAAGGTAAGAAAAGAGTGGCGTGATAATCAGATTCTTTTAAAGGATTTAGGCTACAAAAAACTTAAATAG
- a CDS encoding cytidine deaminase, whose translation MDFKRLIEKALESREKAYVPYSKFKVGAAVLFEDDNIYTGCNIENASFGATNCAERTAIFKGISEGNRIIKAIAIVGDIRTYTTPCGICRQVISEFVEDENTPIILIKNKEDYIVKTFGEVMPGAFTKKDLEN comes from the coding sequence ATGGATTTTAAGCGCCTTATTGAAAAAGCTTTAGAATCAAGAGAAAAAGCCTATGTACCATATTCAAAATTTAAAGTAGGTGCTGCAGTATTATTTGAAGATGATAATATTTATACAGGATGTAATATAGAAAATGCATCCTTTGGCGCAACAAATTGTGCAGAAAGAACAGCAATTTTCAAAGGAATTTCAGAAGGAAATAGAATAATAAAGGCTATTGCAATAGTAGGAGATATAAGAACTTATACAACTCCTTGTGGAATTTGCAGACAAGTAATTAGTGAATTTGTTGAAGATGAAAATACTCCAATAATTTTAATAAAAAATAAAGAAGATTATATAGTAAAAACTTTTGGTGAAGTTATGCCAGGAGCATTTACAAAAAAAGATTTAGAGAACTAA
- a CDS encoding diacylglycerol kinase translates to MKIRKIVESFNYAIEGIIDTVRTQRNMRFHLLASLIILTICFFVDLSKVEFLVLLLTITLVLAAEIINTAIEATIDMSMNHYHPLAKIAKNAAAGAVLITAINAIIVGYIMFWDKITQISYRVIFKIKHSEPYTIFIALAIVTIVTLIIKAIFGEGTPLRGGMPSGHSALAFSLATAISLITEEAICIVLSYLMALITAQSRVDSNVHSIFEVIIGAIFGTLLTLLIFIIFKI, encoded by the coding sequence ATGAAAATAAGAAAGATAGTTGAAAGTTTTAATTATGCTATAGAGGGAATTATAGATACAGTGAGAACTCAAAGGAATATGAGATTTCATTTATTAGCTTCATTAATAATATTAACTATATGCTTTTTTGTTGATTTATCTAAGGTAGAATTTTTAGTATTATTACTTACTATTACTTTAGTTTTAGCAGCAGAAATTATTAATACAGCTATAGAAGCAACTATAGATATGAGCATGAATCACTATCATCCCTTAGCTAAAATAGCAAAAAATGCCGCTGCAGGGGCGGTTTTAATTACAGCTATCAATGCCATCATTGTTGGGTATATAATGTTTTGGGATAAAATAACCCAAATATCTTATAGAGTTATATTTAAAATTAAGCATTCAGAGCCTTATACTATTTTTATAGCATTAGCAATAGTAACAATAGTAACTCTTATAATAAAAGCTATATTTGGAGAAGGAACTCCTTTAAGAGGCGGAATGCCTAGTGGACATAGTGCTTTAGCATTTTCGCTAGCTACAGCTATATCCTTAATAACAGAAGAAGCTATATGCATAGTTTTAAGTTATTTAATGGCTCTTATTACAGCTCAAAGCAGGGTAGATTCAAATGTACATTCTATTTTTGAAGTTATTATAGGAGCAATTTTTGGAACTTTATTAACATTATTAATTTTTATCATATTTAAAATTTGA
- the ybeY gene encoding rRNA maturation RNase YbeY: protein MLYTENRQKKLEITEEFIDKIERVCDFALREEGVTGEYQISLLFVDNEEIRKINNEARKIDKVTDVLSFPMLEYEEGKVFKDIYLGYDFDEIYKDGDELVLGDMVLSLEKALEQSKEYGHSYEREVNYLVLHSILHLLGYDHMVEEDKIKMRQREEEILNKLEIRR, encoded by the coding sequence ATGTTATATACAGAAAATAGACAAAAGAAATTAGAAATAACAGAAGAATTTATAGATAAAATAGAAAGAGTTTGTGATTTTGCTTTAAGAGAAGAAGGTGTAACAGGAGAATATCAAATTTCACTTCTTTTTGTTGATAATGAAGAAATAAGAAAGATTAATAATGAAGCTAGAAAAATAGATAAGGTAACAGATGTACTTTCTTTTCCGATGCTAGAATATGAAGAAGGAAAGGTATTTAAAGATATTTATTTAGGTTATGATTTTGATGAAATCTATAAAGATGGAGATGAATTAGTACTTGGAGATATGGTTTTGTCTTTAGAAAAAGCTTTAGAACAAAGTAAGGAGTATGGACATTCCTATGAAAGGGAAGTAAATTATTTAGTTTTACACTCAATATTACATTTATTAGGTTATGATCATATGGTAGAAGAAGATAAGATTAAGATGAGGCAAAGAGAAGAGGAAATATTGAATAAATTAGAAATAAGAAGATAA
- a CDS encoding HD family phosphohydrolase, with translation MSINKFKWIKTKKNKNYIQEKYKIPIIYCVVFIIIYFLLLIVVSPKKHNLAVGDIADADIKAPVDVVDEAATLEKQQEAASKVDKQYTIKSEVRIEALSKVNILFENINKSISSNKSGEDEDKLKNIEKVNGITLRDEDYNILLSLDKEKLSEINNFISSSLEEVYKNNIEENNYDNIQRSRNIIDNLLAEKNYDRTLEEIVREICYSQIKPNMFYDKEKTEEKIEEAKKNVEPEIIKKNQTIIKEGEPVTQEQINLLEQLGMLNDGINRSSIKIFISLAVAVIVILFLQYRYLLKEDSEMLKNKKMLTLISSINIIFIILSILIKGISPYLIPIVCSSMLMAILINSKTSLVMNLLNIILVAIVVGFDVGIILISIVNVIISTLALNKVQQRNDIIYSTIYITVISTLITMASSMLYSNNLKEILIKTMYTSIGCFVSGILALGLLPFYESIFDVVTNIKLLELSNPNQPLMKKLLMEAPGTYHHSMMVANIAESAAEAVGGNPVIARVGAYYHDIGKTKRPFFFGENQIGRDNPHDKITPNLSALIILSHPKDGIELAKEYKIPQVIQDMIVEHHGTTLVKYFYYKAKEAADNPEDIKEEEFRYSGPIPHTKEAGILMLADSAEAAVRSISEPTKAKIEEMVNNIINDKIKSNQLINCDLTLKDIEIIKRSFLKSFDGMYHQRIEYPTEKKK, from the coding sequence ATGTCCATAAATAAATTTAAGTGGATAAAAACGAAGAAAAACAAAAATTATATTCAAGAAAAATATAAAATACCAATAATTTATTGTGTTGTATTTATTATAATATATTTTCTTTTGCTTATAGTAGTATCACCAAAAAAACATAATTTAGCAGTTGGAGATATTGCGGATGCCGATATAAAGGCGCCAGTAGATGTAGTAGATGAAGCTGCTACTCTAGAAAAACAGCAAGAAGCAGCTTCAAAAGTAGATAAGCAATATACAATAAAAAGTGAAGTGAGGATAGAAGCTTTATCAAAAGTAAATATACTTTTTGAAAATATAAACAAAAGTATTTCTTCTAATAAAAGCGGTGAAGATGAAGATAAATTAAAAAATATAGAAAAGGTTAATGGGATAACATTAAGGGATGAAGATTACAATATATTATTGTCTTTAGATAAAGAGAAGCTTTCAGAGATTAATAATTTTATTTCTAGTTCTTTAGAAGAAGTGTATAAAAATAATATTGAAGAAAATAATTATGATAATATACAAAGATCTAGAAATATAATAGATAATTTATTAGCAGAAAAAAATTATGATAGAACTTTAGAGGAGATAGTAAGAGAAATATGCTATAGTCAAATAAAGCCAAATATGTTTTATGACAAAGAGAAAACTGAAGAAAAGATAGAAGAAGCTAAAAAAAATGTTGAACCAGAAATAATTAAGAAAAATCAAACCATTATTAAGGAGGGCGAACCAGTAACTCAAGAACAAATTAATTTACTAGAGCAATTGGGAATGCTTAATGATGGGATAAATAGAAGCTCGATAAAGATTTTTATTTCTTTAGCTGTAGCAGTCATTGTTATTCTATTTTTACAATACAGATATTTGTTAAAAGAAGATAGCGAAATGTTAAAGAACAAGAAAATGCTGACTTTAATTAGTTCTATTAATATTATTTTTATAATTCTATCTATATTAATAAAAGGGATTTCACCTTATTTAATACCTATTGTATGCAGCAGTATGTTAATGGCAATTTTAATAAATAGTAAAACTTCTCTAGTAATGAATTTGTTAAATATTATTTTAGTTGCTATAGTTGTAGGGTTTGATGTTGGCATAATACTAATATCAATAGTAAATGTTATTATATCAACTTTGGCTCTAAATAAAGTTCAGCAAAGGAATGACATTATTTATTCAACAATATATATAACAGTAATATCTACTTTGATTACAATGGCTTCTAGTATGTTATATTCAAATAATTTGAAAGAGATATTAATAAAAACAATGTATACTTCAATAGGTTGTTTTGTTTCAGGAATACTTGCTCTAGGATTACTTCCTTTTTATGAATCAATTTTTGATGTTGTTACAAATATAAAATTATTAGAACTGTCAAATCCTAACCAGCCGCTTATGAAGAAATTATTGATGGAGGCCCCTGGTACTTATCACCATAGTATGATGGTTGCGAATATTGCTGAATCTGCTGCAGAAGCAGTAGGAGGAAATCCTGTAATTGCAAGGGTTGGAGCTTATTATCATGATATAGGAAAAACAAAGAGACCTTTCTTTTTTGGGGAAAATCAAATTGGAAGAGATAATCCTCATGATAAAATTACACCTAATTTAAGTGCATTAATAATTTTATCACATCCAAAAGATGGAATAGAGTTAGCAAAAGAGTATAAAATTCCTCAGGTTATTCAAGACATGATAGTTGAGCATCATGGAACAACTTTAGTTAAATATTTTTACTATAAAGCAAAGGAAGCAGCAGATAATCCTGAGGATATAAAAGAGGAAGAATTTAGATATTCTGGTCCTATACCACATACAAAAGAGGCTGGGATATTAATGTTAGCAGATAGTGCAGAAGCTGCTGTAAGATCAATTAGTGAACCAACTAAAGCTAAAATTGAGGAAATGGTAAATAACATTATTAATGATAAAATAAAATCTAATCAACTAATTAATTGTGATTTAACCTTAAAAGATATAGAAATTATTAAAAGGAGTTTTCTAAAATCCTTTGATGGCATGTATCATCAAAGAATAGAATACCCAACAGAGAAAAAGAAATAA
- the yqfD gene encoding sporulation protein YqfD: MAGGIFETGKLIIEIKVLNPERVLNILWNENINILNVKKVDIVTLRVTIEYKDYDNLKRIIKRLNGKVKIVGERGILFLLFRLKNKIFLCIGAGIFLIILLYLSTFVWSIEINTRNNLSPYEIRQDLYNLGIVPGIKKKEIDVKELEKKIEDINSGILWIRVRIEGSTLKVNIEEKVNPPEIIEEKKGNLVSKMEGEVSRVYVFSGRSTVHIGDLVKPGDILIEGINGKEENPYEVVPDGVVMANTFYEKNMVVKIDGTELKRNGNKDSDIYLEMFGKKIYLKKAIKGFKEYDKIEESGKIFNKVNYYEKEEFPVRLTKEEAIDNAVKQLQESLYNNLTREAKIKDKIVTTKDEADGNVIVNVIFVVEQNIVDNNPVDY; this comes from the coding sequence ATGGCTGGAGGAATATTTGAAACTGGAAAGTTAATAATTGAAATAAAAGTACTAAATCCCGAAAGAGTTTTAAACATATTATGGAATGAAAATATAAACATATTGAATGTTAAAAAAGTAGATATAGTAACTTTAAGAGTCACAATAGAATATAAAGACTATGATAATTTAAAGAGAATTATAAAAAGATTAAATGGAAAAGTTAAGATAGTTGGTGAAAGAGGCATATTATTTTTATTATTTAGATTAAAAAATAAAATATTTTTATGCATAGGGGCTGGGATTTTTTTAATAATCCTCTTATATCTTTCAACCTTCGTTTGGAGTATAGAAATTAACACAAGAAATAATTTATCACCTTATGAAATAAGACAAGATTTATATAATTTAGGCATCGTCCCTGGTATAAAGAAAAAAGAAATAGATGTCAAAGAGTTAGAGAAAAAGATAGAAGATATTAATTCTGGTATACTTTGGATAAGAGTGAGAATCGAAGGCTCTACATTAAAAGTTAATATAGAAGAAAAAGTTAATCCACCAGAAATAATAGAAGAGAAAAAGGGAAATTTAGTTTCTAAAATGGAGGGAGAAGTAAGTAGGGTATATGTTTTTTCTGGAAGGTCTACTGTTCATATAGGAGATTTAGTAAAACCAGGAGATATCTTAATAGAAGGAATAAATGGCAAGGAAGAAAACCCGTATGAAGTTGTTCCGGATGGTGTAGTAATGGCAAATACCTTTTATGAAAAAAACATGGTTGTCAAAATAGATGGTACTGAGCTTAAGAGAAATGGGAATAAGGATAGTGATATCTATTTAGAAATGTTCGGAAAGAAAATTTATCTTAAAAAAGCTATAAAAGGTTTTAAAGAGTATGATAAAATAGAGGAAAGTGGAAAAATATTTAATAAAGTTAATTATTATGAAAAGGAAGAATTTCCGGTAAGGTTGACTAAAGAAGAAGCTATAGATAATGCAGTTAAGCAGTTGCAGGAATCTCTATATAACAATTTAACGCGGGAAGCAAAAATTAAAGATAAAATAGTAACGACTAAAGATGAGGCAGATGGAAATGTTATTGTAAATGTTATTTTTGTGGTTGAACAAAATATAGTTGATAATAATCCTGTTGATTACTAA